Proteins encoded in a region of the Nocardia asteroides genome:
- a CDS encoding NrtA/SsuA/CpmA family ABC transporter substrate-binding protein, whose product MSRRRQALMRIALAIVPLVALVAACGSDADDDTGAGASFVLKVADPGNSGPLAVGKRDGTFDAALAPLGAKIEWVGITPGFSSNLKLFNTGELDVSGAAFSPVVGALSKDVGVRIVAVQDPAGKDQSGIIVAPESGVRSVAELVGKRVAVNPAAKGEYILLKALAQAGVPADKVTRVPLQQKDAASAFATGKVDGWASFLVPYQEAKANGGVEIATEKSIGSNDNTVVVFRTEVLEQRPDVAAKYLEVLQGLSVKQRANPAEFENVFEKTGPRALSGQRLSDAHRVGAEATVPHLPNEADAAALADVVNTFFDNGVITRRITAADIFYDLKSKLTPEQLASVQAGS is encoded by the coding sequence ATGTCCCGCAGGCGGCAAGCCCTCATGCGCATCGCGCTAGCGATCGTTCCCTTAGTCGCACTCGTCGCCGCGTGTGGTTCGGACGCCGACGACGACACCGGCGCGGGAGCCTCTTTCGTGCTGAAGGTCGCCGATCCCGGGAACTCCGGGCCGTTGGCGGTCGGCAAGCGCGACGGAACCTTCGACGCCGCGCTGGCGCCGCTCGGCGCGAAGATCGAGTGGGTCGGTATCACCCCCGGCTTCAGCTCGAACCTGAAGCTGTTCAACACCGGAGAACTCGACGTGTCCGGCGCGGCGTTCAGCCCCGTCGTCGGCGCGCTGTCCAAGGACGTTGGCGTGCGGATCGTCGCGGTACAGGATCCGGCGGGGAAGGATCAGAGCGGCATCATCGTGGCTCCGGAATCGGGCGTGCGTTCGGTCGCCGAGCTGGTCGGCAAGCGCGTCGCGGTGAATCCCGCCGCCAAGGGCGAGTACATCCTGCTCAAGGCGCTCGCGCAGGCAGGGGTCCCGGCCGACAAAGTGACGCGGGTTCCGCTGCAACAGAAGGACGCCGCTTCGGCGTTCGCGACCGGCAAGGTGGACGGCTGGGCGTCGTTCCTGGTGCCCTACCAGGAGGCCAAGGCCAACGGCGGTGTCGAGATCGCCACCGAGAAGAGTATCGGCTCCAACGACAATACGGTCGTCGTGTTCCGCACCGAGGTGCTCGAGCAGCGCCCGGACGTGGCGGCGAAGTATCTCGAAGTGCTGCAGGGTCTGTCGGTGAAGCAACGGGCCAACCCGGCCGAGTTCGAGAACGTCTTCGAGAAGACCGGTCCGCGCGCGCTGTCGGGCCAGCGGCTGTCGGACGCCCACCGGGTCGGCGCCGAGGCCACCGTGCCGCACCTGCCGAACGAGGCGGACGCCGCCGCCTTGGCCGACGTGGTGAACACCTTCTTCGACAACGGCGTCATCACCCGCAGGATCACCGCCGCGGACATCTTCTACGACCTGAAGTCCAAGCTGACGCCCGAGCAGCTGGCATCGGTCCAGGCGGGCAGCTGA
- a CDS encoding TetR/AcrR family transcriptional regulator has translation MEPKRRAAAETKEHILVVARELFYQQGIRATGVDRVAAEADVAPPTLYRLFGSKDDLVAAYLEREDRHYREWFTAAASGDGPRERILALFEALAEQVRPESCRGCPFLIALGEFPDHDLLGHQHAVAMKSWVRAQFGTLVGELAACAPIPDPDALADQLMLVMEGVYATTQAFGTTGPAARSLSLVEALLPRASA, from the coding sequence GTGGAACCGAAACGTCGAGCCGCCGCGGAAACCAAGGAGCACATCCTGGTCGTCGCACGGGAGCTGTTCTACCAACAGGGAATTCGCGCGACCGGCGTGGATCGCGTCGCGGCCGAGGCCGATGTCGCGCCGCCCACTCTGTACCGGCTCTTCGGCTCCAAAGACGATCTGGTCGCCGCGTACCTGGAGCGGGAGGACCGCCACTACCGGGAGTGGTTCACCGCGGCGGCCAGCGGGGACGGTCCGCGCGAACGCATCCTCGCCCTGTTCGAGGCGCTGGCCGAACAGGTCCGTCCCGAATCCTGCCGCGGTTGCCCCTTCCTCATCGCGCTCGGTGAGTTCCCGGACCACGACCTGCTCGGCCACCAACACGCCGTCGCGATGAAGAGCTGGGTGCGCGCCCAGTTCGGCACCCTGGTCGGCGAACTCGCGGCGTGCGCGCCGATCCCCGATCCGGACGCGCTGGCCGACCAGCTGATGCTGGTGATGGAGGGCGTCTACGCGACAACGCAGGCGTTCGGCACCACCGGTCCGGCCGCCCGGTCCCTCTCGTTGGTCGAGGCATTGCTGCCCCGCGCATCGGCCTGA
- a CDS encoding ATP-binding cassette domain-containing protein yields the protein MARTGGDPMTAVTEPGAELTTAPAPTEPVAVSITGLRKSFGDKTVLDGADLTIRRGEFVVLLGPSGTGKTTLLRLLTGLEAPDAGEVLVPGRRTTVYQEPRLIPSKRVLANVIVGQRRSRHNREAGLRALAEVNLVGKARQWPATLSGGEAQRAALARALVRDPELLLLDEPFAALDALTRLQMQDLVGDLVARHRPAVLMVTHDVDEAIRLADRVLILDNGRFAVDVDIDVAHPRDRADPETLRYRSLFLTQLGVGHTTPAPRSAP from the coding sequence ATGGCGCGGACAGGTGGCGATCCGATGACCGCCGTCACCGAACCCGGAGCGGAGCTGACCACCGCGCCCGCGCCGACCGAACCGGTCGCGGTATCGATCACCGGCCTGCGGAAGTCCTTCGGCGACAAGACGGTTCTCGACGGCGCCGATCTGACCATCCGGCGCGGCGAGTTCGTCGTCCTGCTCGGGCCCAGCGGCACCGGCAAGACCACGCTGCTGCGCCTGCTCACCGGACTCGAAGCGCCGGACGCAGGGGAGGTGCTCGTCCCCGGCAGGCGCACCACCGTGTACCAGGAGCCGCGGTTGATCCCTTCGAAACGGGTGCTGGCGAACGTCATCGTCGGGCAGCGCCGGTCCCGGCACAACCGGGAAGCGGGACTGCGTGCGCTCGCCGAGGTCAACCTCGTCGGCAAAGCCCGGCAGTGGCCTGCCACACTCTCCGGCGGCGAAGCGCAGCGCGCTGCGTTGGCTCGCGCCCTCGTGCGCGACCCCGAACTGTTGCTGCTCGACGAGCCGTTCGCGGCGCTGGACGCGCTGACCCGCTTGCAGATGCAGGATCTGGTCGGCGACCTCGTCGCCCGGCACCGTCCCGCGGTACTGATGGTGACCCACGACGTCGACGAGGCGATCCGGTTGGCCGACCGGGTGCTGATCCTGGACAACGGGCGCTTCGCCGTGGATGTCGACATCGACGTGGCCCACCCGCGCGACCGCGCCGACCCCGAGACCCTGCGCTACCGATCCCTTTTCCTCACCCAGCTCGGCGTGGGTCACACCACGCCCGCTCCAAGGAGTGCCCCATGA
- a CDS encoding LLM class flavin-dependent oxidoreductase → MTEFLWRLPSRGDGRHARPRQRNRGGFGGPVPGTPATDPRPGRYGPFDDLAQIIDAAELAGLDGVLAPYDPDGEESWIVAGGALRGTRYSRVVVEFQPAFGTPVYAAKMSATLQRISGGRLAWRPAVDTDPADARTRGDCVTGDDRYARAAEFLTVARGVWNDAPVAAAGFAGTGFHYAGAHYDVIDGGFRGILSGLPFPTVYLSGDSAAALELSAQHGDVHVFTETAAGVRTAIGALRARAVAAGRTVRAGLELPVIARETEDEAWARVERQWREVHPDGPGAREHDLGDGRWSGFADLGYAASIGLVGSYAQVAHRLTSYAEAGVDSVVLSGHPHIEELHRAGEHLLFLADPVGRTLTAQEVTA, encoded by the coding sequence ATGACGGAGTTCCTGTGGCGTTTGCCTTCCCGCGGCGACGGCCGCCACGCCCGACCGCGACAGCGCAACCGCGGCGGCTTCGGCGGACCCGTGCCGGGGACACCCGCGACCGACCCGCGACCGGGACGGTACGGCCCGTTCGACGACCTCGCCCAGATCATCGATGCCGCCGAACTGGCCGGACTGGACGGGGTGCTCGCGCCCTACGACCCGGACGGCGAGGAATCGTGGATCGTCGCGGGCGGCGCGCTGCGCGGCACGCGATACTCCCGCGTCGTCGTCGAATTCCAGCCCGCCTTCGGGACACCGGTCTACGCCGCGAAGATGTCCGCGACCCTGCAACGTATTTCGGGCGGACGCCTGGCATGGCGGCCGGCCGTGGACACCGACCCCGCCGACGCCCGGACCCGCGGCGATTGCGTCACCGGGGACGACCGCTACGCCAGGGCGGCTGAATTCCTCACCGTCGCCCGCGGCGTATGGAACGACGCTCCGGTGGCCGCGGCGGGATTCGCGGGCACCGGGTTCCACTACGCGGGCGCTCATTACGACGTGATCGACGGTGGCTTTCGCGGCATCCTGTCGGGGCTGCCGTTCCCCACGGTCTACCTGTCCGGCGATTCCGCCGCGGCGCTCGAGCTTTCGGCCCAGCACGGGGACGTGCACGTCTTCACCGAGACCGCGGCGGGCGTGCGGACCGCGATCGGCGCCCTGCGCGCTCGCGCCGTGGCGGCGGGACGGACGGTACGGGCTGGACTGGAGCTGCCGGTCATCGCGCGGGAAACCGAGGACGAGGCGTGGGCGCGCGTCGAACGGCAGTGGCGCGAGGTGCACCCGGATGGACCCGGCGCACGGGAACACGATCTGGGCGACGGCCGCTGGTCGGGGTTCGCCGACCTGGGATACGCCGCGAGCATCGGCCTCGTCGGCAGCTACGCCCAGGTGGCGCACCGCCTTACGTCCTACGCCGAGGCAGGCGTCGACAGCGTGGTGCTCTCGGGGCACCCGCACATCGAGGAACTGCATCGCGCGGGCGAACATCTCTTGTTCCTCGCCGACCCGGTCGGGCGCACCCTGACCGCTCAGGAGGTAACCGCATGA
- a CDS encoding IclR family transcriptional regulator: MEPSGVQTVTRALSVLDCFRDGRERGVSEVARQQGLAVSTTHRLLATLVQAGFLEKNAESSRYRMGGALAEWGQIAYRQHRIYLAEPYLEHLAGTTGASCSVATRHGIHAVLLGTSRWRETDGHALQGVRLPLHASALGKALLAWSEATDEQLRELPYDEGTERSVSGPDELRAELVTTRERGYAYNDEELDPGFRTIGLPILDPAGRCRFALGLRGPTTLMIPERVPFFVELAKVTAQEISAGFAAADQV, translated from the coding sequence GTGGAACCCTCCGGCGTGCAGACCGTCACCCGCGCTCTCTCGGTCTTGGACTGCTTCCGCGACGGCCGGGAGCGCGGCGTCTCGGAGGTGGCGCGGCAGCAGGGCCTGGCGGTGAGCACCACGCATCGCCTGCTGGCCACGCTCGTGCAGGCGGGATTCTTGGAGAAGAACGCCGAATCCAGCAGGTATCGCATGGGCGGCGCACTGGCGGAGTGGGGACAGATCGCCTACCGCCAGCACCGGATCTACCTCGCCGAACCGTATCTGGAACACCTCGCGGGCACCACCGGCGCCAGTTGCTCGGTCGCCACCCGCCACGGGATCCACGCCGTACTGCTCGGCACCAGCCGGTGGCGGGAGACCGACGGGCACGCGCTCCAAGGCGTACGCCTGCCCCTGCACGCCAGCGCGCTCGGCAAGGCGCTGCTGGCCTGGTCCGAGGCCACCGACGAGCAGCTGCGCGAGCTGCCTTACGACGAAGGGACCGAGCGCTCGGTGTCCGGGCCGGACGAGCTGCGCGCGGAACTGGTCACCACGCGCGAGCGCGGGTACGCCTACAACGACGAGGAACTCGATCCCGGATTCCGCACCATCGGGCTGCCCATCCTCGACCCGGCGGGCCGCTGCCGGTTCGCGCTGGGTCTGCGCGGCCCCACGACGTTGATGATTCCCGAACGCGTGCCGTTCTTCGTCGAACTCGCGAAGGTCACCGCACAGGAGATCTCGGCCGGATTCGCCGCCGCCGACCAGGTCTGA
- a CDS encoding ABC transporter substrate-binding protein, which yields MTDTLWYTRCPVPTASGLAHSLGWLGDTATRAGLDFGVLQDAGPELAGHHFLHDLSGLIREGGNVPALAARAQGSPTRLIGLTWIDEAQAILVGPDSTVGGPAELTGLRVGVPAWAQDQARSFPRAMALHGFANALRLGGHTLADVTIVELGVERNPQVRTEVQANRRAVTWGVEELLRGEVDAVYVKGARAQEVAREHGLRVAVDLDATDAKRSRVNNGTPRPITVHADLLQARPEVVVEFLAQSLRAADWAAGDLHGVREVLQRETLSGPEGVVAAYGENFHRDLHPSLSEERIELLGVQKHFLYTHGFLAADFDLDSWIAPEPLARARELVESGRVPA from the coding sequence ATGACCGACACCCTCTGGTACACCCGTTGCCCGGTTCCGACCGCGAGCGGGCTCGCGCACAGCCTCGGCTGGCTCGGCGATACCGCCACGCGGGCCGGGCTCGACTTCGGCGTCCTCCAGGACGCTGGACCGGAGCTGGCCGGCCACCACTTCCTGCACGACCTGTCCGGGCTGATCCGGGAGGGCGGCAACGTTCCGGCCCTCGCGGCGCGCGCACAGGGGTCGCCGACCCGTTTGATCGGATTGACCTGGATCGATGAGGCACAGGCCATTCTGGTCGGTCCGGACTCGACGGTCGGCGGCCCCGCCGAGCTGACCGGGCTGCGCGTCGGCGTTCCCGCGTGGGCACAGGACCAGGCGCGCAGCTTCCCCCGGGCGATGGCCCTGCACGGCTTCGCGAACGCACTGCGGCTCGGTGGACACACCCTGGCCGACGTGACCATCGTCGAACTCGGCGTCGAGCGGAACCCGCAGGTGCGCACCGAAGTCCAGGCGAACCGGCGCGCCGTCACCTGGGGTGTCGAGGAACTGCTGCGCGGCGAAGTGGACGCCGTCTACGTCAAGGGCGCCCGCGCTCAGGAAGTCGCGCGAGAGCACGGTCTGCGCGTCGCCGTGGATCTGGACGCCACCGACGCCAAACGCTCGCGGGTCAACAACGGCACCCCCCGCCCGATCACCGTGCACGCCGACTTGCTCCAGGCGCGTCCGGAGGTGGTCGTGGAGTTCCTCGCGCAGAGTCTGCGGGCGGCGGACTGGGCCGCGGGCGATTTGCACGGGGTGCGGGAGGTGCTGCAACGGGAAACGCTGTCCGGCCCGGAGGGTGTCGTCGCGGCGTACGGCGAGAACTTCCACCGCGACCTGCACCCCTCGCTGTCGGAAGAGCGGATCGAGCTGCTCGGCGTGCAGAAGCACTTCCTCTACACACACGGTTTCCTCGCCGCCGATTTCGACCTGGACTCCTGGATCGCGCCCGAACCGCTGGCCCGGGCCAGGGAACTCGTCGAGTCCGGGCGGGTGCCCGCATGA
- a CDS encoding SDR family oxidoreductase produces MTESNGKTALVTGASRGIGRAIAERLAADGAEVAVHYGTNKEAAEATVSAIRRAGGRAFPVRAELGVEGDIDQLFGELAAGLGGRPLDILVNNAAIIAYEATVEQATPEDFDRLFAVNVRAPLFIVQRALPLLRDGGRIVNISSGVTWFATPEVVYGMTKGALNVLSRSLANTLGPRGITVNTVSPGITDTDMNSWLHTNDGAIAGVAGMTALERVGSGADIADAVAFFASDDGRWVTGQTLEVNGGLFLGPKAPSW; encoded by the coding sequence ATGACCGAGTCGAACGGGAAGACCGCCCTGGTTACCGGGGCCTCGCGGGGGATAGGCCGGGCCATCGCCGAGCGCCTTGCCGCCGACGGCGCCGAGGTGGCCGTGCATTACGGCACCAACAAGGAGGCGGCCGAAGCGACGGTGTCGGCGATCCGGCGCGCGGGCGGCCGGGCGTTCCCGGTGCGCGCCGAACTGGGCGTCGAGGGCGACATCGACCAGCTGTTCGGCGAATTGGCGGCAGGCTTGGGCGGCAGGCCGTTGGACATCCTGGTGAACAACGCCGCGATCATCGCCTACGAGGCCACCGTCGAGCAGGCCACGCCCGAGGACTTCGACCGGCTGTTCGCGGTCAACGTACGGGCGCCGCTGTTCATCGTCCAGCGGGCGTTGCCGTTGCTGCGCGACGGCGGGCGCATCGTCAACATCTCCTCCGGCGTCACCTGGTTCGCCACGCCGGAGGTCGTCTACGGCATGACCAAGGGCGCGCTCAACGTGCTGAGCAGGTCGCTGGCGAACACGCTGGGGCCGCGTGGGATCACGGTGAACACGGTCTCGCCGGGCATCACCGACACCGACATGAACTCCTGGCTGCACACCAACGACGGCGCGATCGCGGGCGTCGCGGGCATGACCGCGCTGGAGCGCGTCGGCAGCGGCGCGGACATCGCCGACGCGGTGGCCTTCTTCGCCTCCGACGACGGGCGCTGGGTCACCGGCCAGACGCTGGAGGTGAACGGCGGCTTGTTCCTGGGGCCGAAAGCGCCGTCGTGGTGA
- a CDS encoding ABC transporter permease, whose protein sequence is MAVIAAAGPGPTELAPPRSRAGKRRPTWFSVPLRFLLPAVIVAGWWVGSATGALSERVLAGPPAVWTAFTELLGTGQLVDFAVASFVRAALGVGIGVAIGLTLGLLSGLSGLGEELVDSTMQILRAVPFLALVPLFIAWFGIDELYKVLLIAVATVAPMYAYTYLGVRNVDRKMVEAARGFGLAGPRLVLEVVLPSALPGVLMALRVCLSISITGLIAAEQVGTREGVGYLVTLAQEYNRTDYMVLCVVLYALLGLVFDGLVRLAERFAMPWRGQVAIR, encoded by the coding sequence ATGGCGGTGATCGCCGCGGCGGGGCCGGGGCCCACCGAGCTCGCCCCGCCCCGTAGCCGCGCCGGAAAGCGCAGGCCCACTTGGTTCTCGGTGCCGTTACGGTTCCTGCTTCCGGCAGTGATCGTGGCCGGTTGGTGGGTGGGCTCCGCGACCGGAGCACTCTCCGAGCGTGTACTGGCGGGCCCGCCCGCCGTGTGGACGGCATTCACCGAGCTGCTCGGCACCGGCCAGCTGGTCGACTTCGCGGTCGCGTCGTTCGTGCGCGCCGCGCTCGGCGTCGGCATCGGCGTGGCCATCGGGTTGACGCTCGGGCTGCTGTCCGGGTTGTCCGGCCTCGGTGAGGAACTGGTCGACTCGACCATGCAGATCCTGCGCGCGGTGCCGTTCCTCGCGCTGGTGCCGCTGTTCATCGCCTGGTTCGGCATCGACGAGCTGTACAAGGTGCTGCTCATCGCCGTCGCGACGGTCGCGCCGATGTACGCGTACACCTACCTCGGCGTCCGCAACGTCGACCGCAAGATGGTCGAGGCCGCCCGCGGTTTCGGGCTGGCGGGCCCGCGGCTGGTGCTGGAGGTCGTCCTGCCTTCGGCGCTGCCCGGGGTGCTGATGGCGCTGCGGGTGTGCTTGTCCATCAGCATCACCGGTCTCATCGCTGCCGAACAGGTCGGCACCAGGGAGGGTGTGGGCTACCTGGTCACCTTGGCCCAGGAGTACAACCGCACGGACTACATGGTGCTGTGTGTCGTGTTGTACGCGCTGCTCGGTCTGGTCTTCGACGGGCTGGTTCGGCTGGCGGAGCGCTTCGCGATGCCATGGCGCGGACAGGTGGCGATCCGATGA
- a CDS encoding LLM class flavin-dependent oxidoreductase, translating into MTIDIYWRIGMEGDHASLRTPRRYNRGHAGGYGPGNIAPAIRGGALDGYGYIDHMAAVAKASESAGFLGGLLPSFPVTDDPWAVAAALAGETTTYRFMVAFQPGFLHPVQAARMSASLQRATGGRLVYNIISGGGGPAQLWWGDKVAHDDRYARTSEFLDVLRGVWDGEPYDHDGRFFRTEGAALAPGIAGQPFPEVYFSGSSAAAVQAAGKHADYYLSWLEPFGDLRAKFDGVRAHAATIGRTPRFAVRIDILARHTEEAAWAEIEQGWAFVDRGAAERAAKGDSVGAARIQGWVPETITGYRDLEVQPNVWCGFSLIRGGPAFGLVGSYEQVAQRLDELIDLGVDAFILAGNPHLEEAYRVGEEVLPLLGRSRLTASAAATSLSPAR; encoded by the coding sequence ATGACCATCGACATCTACTGGCGCATCGGCATGGAGGGTGACCACGCCTCGCTGCGCACCCCGCGCCGATACAACCGCGGCCACGCAGGCGGTTACGGGCCGGGCAACATCGCCCCCGCCATCCGTGGCGGCGCACTCGACGGCTACGGCTACATCGACCACATGGCGGCGGTGGCGAAAGCCTCCGAATCGGCCGGTTTCCTCGGCGGCCTGCTGCCGTCGTTCCCGGTGACCGACGACCCGTGGGCGGTCGCGGCCGCGCTGGCCGGGGAGACCACCACCTACCGGTTCATGGTCGCCTTCCAGCCCGGCTTCCTGCATCCGGTGCAGGCGGCGCGGATGTCGGCGAGCTTGCAGCGCGCTACCGGTGGCAGGCTGGTCTACAACATCATCAGCGGCGGCGGCGGGCCCGCCCAGCTGTGGTGGGGCGACAAAGTGGCGCACGACGATCGCTACGCGCGCACCAGCGAATTCCTCGACGTGCTGCGCGGTGTGTGGGACGGCGAGCCCTACGACCACGACGGCCGGTTCTTCCGCACCGAGGGCGCCGCGCTGGCGCCGGGCATCGCCGGGCAGCCGTTCCCCGAGGTGTACTTCTCGGGGTCCTCGGCCGCCGCGGTCCAAGCCGCGGGCAAGCACGCCGACTACTACCTGTCCTGGCTGGAGCCGTTCGGCGATCTGCGCGCCAAGTTCGACGGCGTGCGCGCACACGCCGCGACGATCGGCCGGACACCGAGATTCGCTGTCCGCATCGACATCCTGGCCCGGCACACCGAGGAGGCGGCCTGGGCGGAGATCGAGCAGGGCTGGGCCTTCGTCGACCGCGGCGCGGCCGAGCGGGCCGCCAAGGGCGATTCGGTCGGCGCCGCCCGTATCCAGGGCTGGGTGCCCGAAACCATCACCGGGTACCGCGACCTGGAAGTACAGCCCAACGTCTGGTGCGGGTTCAGCCTGATCCGCGGCGGACCGGCGTTCGGCCTGGTCGGCAGCTACGAGCAGGTGGCGCAGCGGCTCGACGAGCTGATCGACCTCGGCGTCGACGCGTTCATCCTCGCTGGCAACCCGCACCTGGAGGAGGCCTACCGCGTCGGCGAAGAGGTGCTTCCACTGCTCGGCCGGTCCCGGCTCACCGCGTCTGCCGCCGCGACGTCCCTTTCCCCCGCTCGATGA
- a CDS encoding NADP-dependent oxidoreductase, translating to MGRMVESTRIVLASRPVGAPTPENFRTEIAKLPAPDEGEVLLRTLYLSLDPYMRGRMSSAESYADPVEIGGVMVGATVAEVLESRDPSVAEGDVVLAYSGWQTYDVAPARGLRKLDPGKAPVSTALGVLGMPGFTAYAGLREIGKPQPGETLVVAAATGPVGSAVGQIAKIGGTRTVGIAGGPRKVAYLDELGFDVALDHRAPDFTEQLAAAVPDGIDVYFENVGGAVADAVYPLLNTYARVPVCGLIANYNAAGAPEGPDRLPAYYGRILTKSLTVRGFIQTEFVRELFPDFLREMGEWVAEGRVRYLEDVVPGLAAAPEAFIGMLEGRNFGKVVVRVAD from the coding sequence GTGGGGCGCATGGTCGAGTCGACGCGAATCGTGCTTGCTTCCCGGCCGGTGGGCGCGCCCACCCCGGAGAATTTCCGGACCGAGATCGCGAAGCTCCCCGCACCGGATGAGGGCGAAGTCCTGCTGCGCACCCTCTACCTGTCGCTCGACCCGTACATGCGCGGCCGTATGAGCTCGGCCGAGTCCTACGCCGACCCGGTGGAGATCGGCGGGGTGATGGTCGGCGCCACCGTGGCCGAAGTGCTCGAATCCCGCGACCCGTCGGTCGCGGAAGGCGATGTGGTGCTGGCCTACTCGGGGTGGCAGACCTACGACGTCGCCCCGGCGCGCGGGCTACGCAAGCTCGACCCGGGCAAGGCCCCGGTCTCGACCGCACTGGGTGTACTCGGCATGCCCGGGTTCACGGCCTACGCGGGACTGCGCGAGATCGGCAAACCCCAGCCGGGGGAAACACTCGTGGTGGCCGCGGCCACCGGACCGGTGGGCTCGGCCGTCGGCCAGATCGCCAAGATCGGCGGCACGCGCACGGTCGGCATCGCGGGTGGGCCACGCAAGGTCGCCTACCTGGACGAACTCGGCTTCGACGTCGCGCTCGACCATCGCGCCCCCGACTTCACCGAGCAGTTGGCGGCGGCGGTGCCCGACGGCATCGACGTCTATTTCGAGAACGTCGGTGGCGCGGTGGCGGACGCGGTCTATCCGCTGCTGAACACCTACGCGCGCGTGCCCGTCTGCGGGCTGATCGCCAACTACAACGCGGCCGGCGCTCCGGAGGGGCCGGACCGGCTGCCCGCCTACTACGGCCGCATCCTGACCAAGAGCCTGACGGTGCGCGGATTCATCCAGACCGAGTTCGTCCGCGAGTTGTTCCCGGACTTCCTGCGGGAGATGGGGGAATGGGTCGCCGAGGGTCGTGTGCGTTATCTCGAGGACGTGGTGCCCGGCTTGGCGGCAGCGCCCGAGGCGTTCATCGGCATGCTCGAGGGGCGTAACTTCGGCAAGGTGGTCGTGCGGGTCGCCGACTGA
- a CDS encoding SAM-dependent methyltransferase, producing MPDGHAWVRAGSPIKLDTNLAHEARVYDYWLGGKDNYPADRALGDTIATHIPGIRDMARANRAFLGRAVRCLAGEAGIDQFLDIGVGLPTAGSTHEVAQRIDPSARVVYVDNDPLVLAHARALMAGKPPGRIAFLDADLRDPRAILDAPDLADTFDPDRPIAIILVAIMMFLPDSADPHGVVGRLLDAAPSGSYLVLTHSTADFDPRAMARATAAAERAGIAFRPRSREETETFFTGTELLEPGVVPITAWRAESDADPRSAWYWAGVGRKP from the coding sequence ATGCCGGACGGTCACGCGTGGGTGCGCGCCGGGTCGCCGATCAAGCTCGACACGAACCTCGCGCACGAGGCGCGGGTCTACGACTATTGGCTCGGCGGCAAGGACAACTACCCCGCCGACCGCGCGCTCGGTGACACGATCGCCACGCACATTCCCGGCATCCGCGATATGGCTCGCGCCAATCGCGCGTTCCTCGGCCGGGCGGTACGCTGCCTCGCCGGCGAGGCGGGCATAGATCAATTCCTCGACATCGGCGTGGGCCTGCCCACAGCCGGCAGCACGCACGAGGTGGCCCAGCGGATCGATCCGTCCGCGCGCGTAGTCTACGTCGACAACGACCCTCTCGTACTCGCCCACGCCAGAGCCTTGATGGCGGGCAAACCACCGGGCCGGATCGCGTTCCTCGACGCCGATCTCCGCGATCCGCGCGCCATTCTGGACGCGCCCGACCTGGCCGACACTTTCGACCCGGACCGGCCGATCGCGATAATCCTGGTGGCGATCATGATGTTCCTACCCGACAGCGCCGATCCGCACGGCGTCGTCGGGAGGCTGCTGGACGCGGCGCCGTCGGGCAGCTACCTGGTGCTCACCCATTCCACCGCCGATTTCGACCCGCGTGCGATGGCGCGCGCGACGGCCGCGGCCGAGCGGGCGGGCATCGCGTTCCGGCCGCGCAGCCGCGAGGAAACCGAAACCTTCTTCACCGGCACCGAACTCCTGGAGCCGGGTGTCGTGCCGATCACCGCCTGGCGTGCGGAATCGGATGCCGATCCGCGATCAGCCTGGTACTGGGCGGGGGTCGGGCGCAAGCCCTGA